A segment of the Candidatus Paceibacterota bacterium genome:
CGTGATGTCCGGCGTCGCAAGGACCGTCTGTTTAATGGCCTGAAGCAAGGGCTCGCGCTGGCCGGCAGGTTGGGTAGAGCGGTAACCTTGTCCCAGTTCCCAGATCATGACGCCGCCCAGGGCACGGTTGCGGGCGTAGCTAACTTTGGCCTGGCAGGTATGCTCGTCGTCGTAGGAGATGAACTCGTCGTCAGCGGAGCCGGGATTATCAATGCTGAGGTAAGCGGCTTGCGCGTCCGAATCCCAATGGTAGATCATCGCATCGTAATATGTGGACATGATGGTCGCGTAGGAAAGCGAGCTGGTGGTCGGCGCCTCGGTCCAGCTTTGGCGCGGCAAGGCGGCGCCGCCCGTGGAGGTGCCTGAACCACCTGCCCAGCGTTTTCCGTAGAACGCGATGCCGATGCCCAGTTTGCTGGCGGCGACACCGGCCTCAAGAAAGTCATCTACCATGCCGTCGGCCGATGGGACCAGGCCGCCCGTGCTGGGGAACCGATAGCCCCCATCGTAAATGGGCGCGTTGAACCAAGTCACCCAGCCGGGCCAGGTGCCGGACAGGCTGTAGGTCATGAGGTTGATCTGGTCGAATTCACTTTGAAGTGCGGCAAACCACCGGGGCTGCTGGGCGGTGGCCACGGTGAGCAGCCGGCGTGGCTCAAACGCGTTCAACGCCAGACGCAGCTCCTTGACGAAATTGGTGTATTGGTTGGCCTCGGAGGTGTTGAGTGGCTCCCAGTCAATGTCAATGCCGTCATAACTGTAAGCGTCCATGAAATCCAACAGGTTCGCGATAAAGGTCGCCCGGTTGGGACTGGCCGTCGCCCCTATGAAACCGCCCGAGCCGCTCCCGGCGACGCTGATCAGCACCGGCCGGCCGGCCGCGTGGGCTTTAGTAACCACGTCAATCGAGCGGGCGGGGGTCATGCTGTTGATGCTTGTGTCAATGCTGCCGTCGGAGTTGGGAGCAATGGAGAAATGGATGACATGTGTCAGCGCACTGAAGTCAACCTGCGAGGCAGGCATGGCAGCCTGCCGGTAAGCCGGATAATAACCCGTGGTCCACACACCTGCCCAGGCCGGGGGAAGCAGAAAGCACAACGAGGCGGCGAGCGTAAACCCGACCGCAGCGTGGCGGAGGAAGGCTGCGCCGAACTGCATGCCCACTCTTTTACCAGAACTGGGGGCTGGTGTCGAGGTAACTTTGCTGCGGGGCTAGTTGGGCGAAGGTTGAGACGACGAGGACAATTCAGGTTCGGGCTGGACGAGCGGGATGACCAGCGCATTGGGCTGGAGGTGCTTCTGTGCGACAGCCTTGGACTGTGACGGGGTAGCACGTTCGTAGCGGGCGTCTTTGCTGTCGGTGTAGTTGATAATTACGTCGCACCGAGGAAACTGGGAAGCACTCCCTGATCGTCCAGCACACCTGCCGTTACGCGGCGGAATGCAGAATGGCGAAGCGGGACGCATCGCCCCCGAGATGGGGCGGACCAGTTCATCCGGCATGCCTCCGGGTTGACCCGCCGGTTTTGGCCTACTTGCGCCCGACGACCGGGCGGCGGACGGCCATCGGGCGGGCGGCCTGGGTGGCGGGCTTGAGTTCCTTTGCCGCCAGGCCAAGGGCTTGGTCAATCACGCGCTCGGTGTCGCCAGGGCCTTCGGGGCTTTCCTGGTTGAGCAGGATGCGGCCGTCGGGGCCAATCATGAGGTCGTCGGGGGCGCCGGTGACGCCGTAGGAGGCGGCCAGTTTGGAGCCTTGGCCGATGCGCGCCTGGGGGGTAGTAAGTTTGTGCGTGGCGACGACGTTGCGCAGTTTGGGCTCGGAATCATCCATGGCGAGGTCGAGGAGGACGACGCGGTCGCCGTATTTCCGCTTGATGTGGTCGTGGAAGGTCTTCATGGCGGGCAACCCTTTGACGCAGGGGGTGCACCAGGTGGCCCAGAAGTGGAGGAGGACGACTTTGCCGCGCTGTTTGGAGAGTGTGAAGTTAGCGCCGTCGAGGGTGGTGACGGTGAAATCAGGGGCGAGGGTGCCGGGCTTGGGATGAGCGGAGGCGGTGGCGGTGCTGCCGACGGCCCGGTCCTGGTCCAGCGCGAAGGCATAAATGTTGGGCAGGTTCGAGCGGAGGCGCTGCCTGGCGGCCGAACTGAAGTTGCCGGCAGAACGGATGGTCAGATGCCGCAGCCCCTTAAGGCCCTCCAAGTGCCGCAAGCCGTCATCGGTGAAGCTGCCGTTGATAGTCACGAGATCCAGCCGCGGCATGTTGGCGAGGACGGCCAAACTGCGGTCAGTCAGACCGGAGCCGCCGAAGACGAGACGGTCGAGGGCGGTGAGGCCGGCGAGGTGGGCCATGCCGGCGTCGGTGATGCCCTGGCCTGCGCCCATCTGCAGCCATTTTAGCCGCTTGAGGCCGGCCAGGCAGGCGAGGTCCGCATCACGGAAGGTCGAGCCCTTTTCCGTGAAGATCATCAGGTATTCGAGCTGACTCAGCCCCCCGATCTGCAGCGGGGCGCCGGCCTGGCCGAGCGAGTGAACCCGCAGGTTGGTGAGGCGGTCCAGGGAGTTCAGTTTGTTCAGGCCCCCGATTGTTACGTCCGAGTCGCCCATCATGGTCAGGTCCTCCAGGGCTTTGAGCGCGGTGAGCTTGGCCAGGCCCTCGTCGCTAACCGGGCAGCCGAACAGATTCAGCGACCGCAGGTTCACCAGTTGCGCGAGGTGGGTCATGGCGGCATCTGTCACGCCCGGGCCTGCAAGGCCCAACTCCTCCAGTGACCTCACCCGGGCTAGCTCCTTGATGCTCTTCTCGGTGTAAGGGCTGAGGTAGCTCTTTGGATCGTTCCATTGGGGCATTGGCAGTTCCAGACGCTTGAGCCTGGGCAGTTGGGACAGGTTGATCACTCCCTCATCGGTTAAGCCATCGGCGCACAGGCTGACCTGTTCCAGCGAGGGTATCGCCTTCAAGTGGACGGTTGCCGCATCCGTGATCGGCGGGTTCTTGCGGTCGAAGTCGCGCTTTCGCAGGTTCACGGCCCGCAACGAGGGCAAGGACTTGAGGTATTCCACGCCGCGGTCGGTGACCTTCGTGTTGCACAGGTCGAGCACCTCCAGGCCGGCATGACCGGTCAGGTGCGCGAGGCCGGCATCGGTGATGCTCTCGGTCGGCACGAAGGTCTTGAGCGATGCGATCTTCCTGACCTGGAGCAGCGCGCCGTCGTTCAGGAAGTCCCCCCACAGGCTCAGATAGTGGAGCCTCGGCTGTTTCGCCAGCACGGCCAGTCCGCTGTTGCTGATCCTGCCGCCGCCGATGCTTAGCTCCTCCAGCGCGGCTAGTCTGGGCAGCGCCAGGAGCCCGGCGTCGGTGAGTTGATTGCGCGCGAGATGGAGCCTCTTGAGCTGTGGCAGCGCTTCCACCAGCGCAGCCAGCCCGGCATCGGTTAGCTGATCCGGTGCCTCCAACAGTTCGAGCGACTTCAGGGCGGCGAGTTGTTTCAACGCGCGAGGGCTGAAGAAGGGCATCTTCCCGTCCGCCGTGTGGCTCCTGGGAAACCTCAGGACTCTCAGCCCGGTGAGCGATGTCACGTGCGGCAGGCAGGCCTCAGCGGCGTCTTCGTCGAGGCGCAGGTCGTACAAGGCGTCCGGGTGTAGCTGCGACAGCGCAGCCACATTGCTGCCGGTGGTCTGCCCGAGCGCCAACCGCACTCGCTTGCCGGCCGGCACCGCCACTTCGCCCGAGGCTTCGCCCAGATACTCCCACTTCATGTCGGTGCCATCAATCCAGTGGTGGTAGTCCTTGATCTTGCGCTGGATGGTCTCGTCCAGCATGTAGAGCATGCCCAGCGAGCGGTCGGGCGGGAAGTGGAGGCTGCGGGCAGGTGTCGTGGTCTCGGCGGCTTCGGCCAGGCAGCAGCAGGCGACGACCGCAGCGGTGACGGCGTGGAGGGTGACTCGGTTCAGCAGCAGGCTTCGGATTCGTTTCATAGGCAACAGAGTTGTTCTACACCTATCAAGTCGAAGCCGGGGGTGAGATTATTCATGATCCCGTCCGGTTCGGAGCTTACGACGGGCGGCGTCGAGAACGGAATCGGTCTTGCCGATGAGATCCTCGGAGGTCGGTTCGAGCAGGACATCAGGCTGGATGCCGTTGCCGTCGTAGAGAGCACCCCCGGGCTGGAAGGAGACCATGGAGGAGAGGTGGACTTGGATGCTGGAATGGCGCAGCCGGAACGACTGGAAGCGTCCACTGCCCCCACCGCTCGGGGTGCCCATCAGGGTCACATTGTGCCGGCCTTTGAAAGCGCCCAGAAAGATGTCGGTGGCACTGAAGTTGGCGCTGTCCATGAGAATGATCACGGGCTGGCGGTAATGGTAACACTCCGGGCGGGTGGAAGGGCTGAGGACGAAGTAGTGCCACTCACTGAATTGGCCGCAAGGCAAAGGCCAGGCGGGAACGAATCCACGCGCGAAGGTCTGGATTGCGGCGCGTTCGGCCTGCGACCAGCCGTCCCAGTCGGCTGGATACAGCCAGCGGCCCTCGAGCACGTTGTAGGCGTGGCCCACGCGGTAGGCGGCGACATTCAGCACCTGCGGGGGAGCGTTCGGAGCCAGGAAGAAGGGGAAGAGGGTGCGCAACGGCGCCCGGCTGCCACCACCGTTGCCGCGCAGGTCAATGACCAGACCTCGGGTGTCCCGGAGAGTTCCCATGGCGGACACCAGCCCTTCGAGGAACTGCGGACTGTCCGACAGCCATGGGTAGATCTGGAGGTAGCCGATTTCGCCGGGCAGGATGCGAGCCAGGGGCAAGGCGTCGGAGCCCCCTGGGCGGCCGGTTCGGGAGGTGTGGCGCTGGTTGCTGAGCGGCAGGTTCAAGGTGTGTCGGCTGGCTCCATCAGCCGACTCCAGCTCGACTTGCACGCAGTCCGAGGGCGGGAGCAGGAGTTCCTTCCGAAGGTATTCAATATCGCGCAACCGGCCGAGGCAGGCGCGGCGGCTGAACTGCGGCGAGCCCCGGGCAACCGTTGGACGGGCGACCTGGAGCCATTCCTCCAGCAGCCGGCCATCGAGCTTGCGCAGGAAAGGGTGTTGCTCATCGAGGAAGCTTTTGCGGTCGCCGCTGAAGGCAACCAGACGGCCTTGGGATTCGGCGACCAGGAACGGCAAGAACCTGCCGCGCATTGTCTCCAGGGCGGGATCGCTGACCAGAGTGTGTCCGTCACCGAAGAGGGCGAGCAGCTTGTGCAACTGGAGCGCGAACGTGCCACGCGCGATCCGATCTGGCAGGGCGGCGCGGATGCTGTCCAAAGCGGCCCGGTAGTCCACCGATCTGAGCGTCAGGTAGGCGTAACGATGTTCCAGCAGCCACTCCAGTTCATCGAGGTCTTCTTCGGCTTCCCGGCGGGTGAGCCACGCATTGCCGGGAAATGAGAACTCGATGCGCCGTGTGAGCGGCACGAAGGCGTCCGCCACGCCGTCGCGGTGCTGGCGGTCAACTCGCTCGGGGGGCGAACAGCCGGTGGAGACCAGCCAGCAGAGCAGACCCGCCCGCGCCAAGGCTGAAGCCGGACTATTCGATCGGAGAGTGGAGCTCTGCCTGGTCAATCCTAGGGCCTCACCCCCTGCCGATTGGCGGAGGCCGGGCTGCGGTTCGTGTTGACGATGGGGGCAACCCCCTTGCGTTGGGCAACGACCGCCATCCGCTTGCCCGCAGACGCTTTGGGCACGGCCGCAATGCCAGTGCTCGGAGTCGCGGGCGTGGCCGAGTTGGAGGCCGACGGCGAAGGCGGATTAACGGTCCGATACACCACATATCCGCTCGCGCCGGTCAGGGCGATCAAGGCGGCGGCGGCTACCTTGATCTTGAGGGCGCCGAGGGCGGTCTTGCCGGCAGCGCCAGCCACCCCGGCGCTGAGGGCGCTCATTTTGCCCAGCTCCGCCATCACGGAGGTGGGCAGCGCTGAGCCCGCGGAGCTGTCCAGGAGCCCACCCAGCACAGTGGCAGCGACCAGCACACCCTTGAGACGCAGCCGCTCACGCAGCGCGGCCAGCGCATGCTCGACGCGGCGGGAAATCGTGGGCTGCGACACGCCATCAGCCGCCGCAATCTCGACCATCCTCTCGCCTTTCAGAAAGTGCCGGATGATGAGGTCGCGCGAGGGCGCCTCCAGCTCGCCCAGGGCCTCGTCCACCAGGGGGGAGATGTCCGCCCAGGAATCGGTCTCGACGGCAGCCTGGGCGGCGTAAGCTTCCTCGCGGCGGCGGCGGGAGCTGTCGCGGCGGACCAGGTCAATCGCGCGGCGGGTCGCCACCTGGTGGAGCCAGCCGCTCAGGGAACCTGTGATCCGGCCGGCGTTCTGGAGCAGTTGGAAGAAGGTCTCCTGGGCGACATCGGCGGCGTGGTGGGCGTCGCCGGTGATGCGGAGGCCGGTGCCGTAAACCATGCCCCCGTAAAGACGGACGATGGCAGCGAAAGCGTCGGCTTCCGGGCCCCCCGTATAGGGCTGGAGCGGGACGGCTCGGCTGCTGGTCAGGTGCGCGCCCATAAACCGTGTCGGCATGGTAATACACCGTTAGGTCGGAGGCGAGGGGAGAATTATTCACGGAGTAATCCCTCAGTTTCGGTCGGGGTGATGAGTTCGTGGCACCGTTCAGGGGACTGCCCTGCCTTCGCTAAGTAGCGCAATTCATCAATATAATCCCCTGTTCCTGGACCGACCAGCGGCCCCGGTGCGACAACGCTGTGACACCCGTTATGGCCCGGTGTGGTTCCCATGGGGGCCGACCCCCATGGGAACCACACCGTAGTCCCGCCGGATTGGCACCGTCCCAACGCCGTAGTTGGCATGGGCTTGGGGTGTCTCAGACCTGGGGGAAGGGCGGAGCCAGTAGTTGGGGCGGCAGTCGGTAGGCGTGGCCGGATACGCCCGGTGTGCGGCGAATTTGTTGAGCTGACCTGCCCGGGGAGACCATTCTGACCTATACTGGCCGGTTGGATTCTGCGCTATGGGCAGGCAATCAAGGGATGCTTCGGCATACTGTTCGCAGCACCTCCGGTCGGCCGCGGCACACTCCAGCAGCAGCCGTTGCTCGGCAGCCGCCTGGCAATCTGGCCAGACGCCCCCCAGCCTCGCGGTACCGTGCTCAACTATGCGGCGCACCGCCAGGTCTCGATGCCGGAGCTTGTCCAGCATCCGTCCCACAGTGCTTTCGGCTCCGCCACGAGCAATCCCAGCCATAAAGTGCCTTTTCGAGCTGTGTTGTGGAATATTGTGCGCACGACGGTCCCGCAACGCGAGATTAAGTGGAGGCGGCCCGACCTTCCGGTTTGTCCTCCGCGTGCGGGGAGCGGGTGCGGGCGCCACTGGCCTTGGCCCGGGCGGTGTGCTCCGGCTGCGATTACGACGACGAGGTCGAGCCGGACTGAGAATCAGGCTGGACGAGGGAGATGACCAGCGCGTTGGGCAGGAGGTATTTCTGCGCGATGACTTTGAGCTGGTCGAGGGTAACCGCTTCGTAAAGGGCGTCTTCGGTATCGGTGTAGGCGTAGCCGAGGCCGTAAAGTTCGTCCAGGGCGGTGGTTGTCGCGAAGCTGCCGAGGTCCTGGCGGGCGATCTTTCGCTGGCCGATGATCTTGGCCTTGGCGCGCTTGAGTTCTTCGGCGGTGAGCCCTTCGGCGCGCAGGAGGTCGGCTTCTTTGAGGAGTTCAGCTTCCACCAGGGCGGCCTTTTCGGGCGCGGTGCCGGCGTAAAAGGCAAAGTAGCCGGGGGCGAGGCCGACGACATTTTGCGCGCCAACGTAATAGGCCAGGCCAAGCTTCTCACGGATGCGCAGGAAAAGGCGCGAGCCAAGGTCGCTGCAGGCTTCGTGCAGGAGGTCCAGCGCGTAACGGTCGGCGTCGCGGACGGTTGTGCCCTGGTAGCCAATGACGAGAACCGCTTGCTTCTTGTCGCGGGTTTCGCTGACGCGGCGCGGAGAGGTGAGAGGAGCGAGGGGCGAAGGGCGCGCTTGTTCCGCTGCCAGGGAACTGGCTTGCCAGGACGCGAAGGACTTTTCGACGGCGGCTTTGACTTGGGCGGTCTGGATGTCGCCGTAGATGGCGAGGACGCAGTTATTGGGGCGGGCGAATTGGGCGTGGAAGGATCTGAGGTCGGCGACCTGGATGTTCTGCACGCTGGACTCGCTGCCAAGGGCGTCCAGGCCGTAACCGGTGGGGCCGAACAAGGCGCGGCGCATGGCCAGTGAGGCGCTGTGGAGCAGGTGGTCCTTCTGGTCGCGTATGGCGGCCAACTGGACCTCGCGCTCACGCTCCAGCGCCGGGGCGGGGAAGGCGGGGTTCAGCAGCGCGTCGGCCAGGAGGTCCAGTCCGGTTGAGAAGTCGCCGCTCAGGACCTCGGCATTGACGCCGAAGCTGTTGTTGCCGCCGTAGCTGTCAATGCTGCCACCGACGGATTCGATTTCGCGGGCGATGTCCTCGGCGGAACGGCGCGCAGTGCCTTTGAGCAGCAGTTTGCCGGTGAGCTGGGTGAGACCGTTGTTGTCGGCGGTTTCGGCCAGCACCCCGCCTTTGAACACAGCGCGGAATTCGACGAACGGCAGGCGGTGGTCTTCCTTTACGAGCAGGCGCAGGCCGTTGGCGAGCTCGATCTTCTGCACGGGATGCTCGCGGAAGGTCTCGCTGGCGGCGACCGGCCTGGGCGCGGTCCCCTCGGGCAGGAGCGAGTAGAGCGTCCGGTTTTCCGGGGTGAGGTAATCGCAGGCAACGCGCTGAAGGTCATCGGGAGTGACGCGCTTGACGGCAGCCAGGTAGCGTTCGGAGAAATTCAGGTCGCTGGCCGCGAGCCAGCTGCCGCCGAGGTCTTGCGCCTGGCCTTGCATGGTCTTGCGGGCGGCGAGCGTGCCGGAGATGAATTGCTTGACCGCTTTGTTCAGCTCGTTGGCGGGGACAGAAACCGCCTTCATCTTTTCGACTTCGTCCAGCAGGGCGTTGCGTGCCGGGGCGAACTTGTCCGGGTCCACCATGGCGCTCAGGCCAAACAAGCCGGGCTGGCCGGGGCTGTAGGTCCAGGCGTCTACGGAGTGGACGAGGCCCTTCTGCTCGCGCACCGACTGGTAGAGGCGGGAGCTGCGGCCATGCCCGAGCAAGGCGGCCAGCACGTCGAGGGCCGGCACGTCCGGGTGCCGGAGTTCGGGGATGTGCCAGGCGACGTGGAAGTGGCCAAGCTCGATGGGGGCTTCCTCGATCACCTCGCGCGGGGCGGTCTGCCTGGGTTCCTCGGGCAGCACTTTGGGCGGCAGGGCGCGGGCTTTGGTCTGTGAGTAGGCCGCGCGGATTTGGGCGACTACCTCGTCCGGTTTTACATCGCCCGCCACGACGTAGAAGACGTTGTTGGGGGCGTAGTTCTCGTGGTAGTAGCCGCGGATGTCGTCGGGCTTGAGTTCGTTGAAGATGTCCGGGTAGCCAATGACGGTGAGGCGATACGGGCTGCGGGTGTAAGCGGTCTCGAACAAGCGGCGGCCGGCGCGGCGGCCGGGGTCGTCGGTGTTCATGTCCATTTCGCGCAGGATGACTTGCTGCTCCCTGGCCAGCTCATCCGGCGGCAGGGTAGCGTTCTGCATGATGTCGCACAGGACGTCGAGGGCGACCTTGGCGCCGGTGTTGGGCACGTCAATATGGAACACGGTGCGGTCGAAGGAGGTGTAGGCGTTCATGTAGCCGCCCGCCTCCTGCACTTCCTGGTCAATGCGACTGCCGGGGCGCTTGGTGGTGCCCTTGAAGAGCATGTGCTCCAGCACGTGGGAGAGTCCCGCGCCCAGCCACTTGCCCTCGTGAATGCTGCCGGCCATGCACCAGGCCTGGGCCGAGACGACCGCCGCGCTATGGTCCTCACGCACGATGATGGTCAGCCCGTTGTCGAGCGTGGTCAGCGTCACGCCCGGCGGGATGGCGGGGATAGCGTCCGAGCTGGGTGGGTTATGGGGCATCCCGCCGCGGCGCTAAGGCTTGGCCTTCGGGGAGTGAACGGTTTGCTTGCTCCCGGGCAGGAAGGGTTTGACGAATGCCTCGTCGAAGTCGTAGCCGTTCTCGAAGTCGGCACGGCTGTCGGTCTTAGTCTTCGCCAGCCAGTCCACCTCAACCATGTTGAAGACGATCTCGCCGAAATCCAGGCAGCGACGAATGCCCCATTCTTCGAGCACTGTCTTGGCCATCGGCCCGAACTGCTCGAGGGCAAACGAGCGTATGCCGGCCAGCAATTCCTGGCCCGTGACATGGCGGATACGACCGCGCGCGTCCTTGGCAATGTTCTTCTGGGTGTAATCCAGGGCTTCGCGGATAAAGAAGTACGCATCCCGCGGGTAGCGAGAGTCTTTGGCTTCAATTTTGGCTAACGCCTGTTCGAATGTGACTTCTTGCATGTTACGGTTGTGACACTTCGGTCGCTTGAACCGGCGGGTGCGCTGTTCGATACGTCTTTACAGCCCAACCGGCCAGGAGCAAGGCCAGAACAATGCATAGCACCATTTGCTCCTGTTTGGTCAAGCGATGCACGCGCGGGAATATAGTAGGGAGCGGTTAGTTTTACAATCGCATAATCCAATCCGAATCCGCGGGCGGCCCTGCCCGTGCAGCGCCTGCGGACGGCTGGCTTCAGGGCTCAGGTCGCCACGATGTTTACCAGTTTCTTCGGCAGGACGATGACTTTCCTGATCGTCTTGCCTTCCAGGAAGGGCTTCGCCTTGTCCGAAGCTCTGGCGGCAGCCTCGAGGTCGGCCTGGGAAGCACTGGCGGGCATTTTGATGACGTCACGGAGCTTGCCGTTCACCTGGACGGGGATTTCGAGCGTGTCCTCGATGAGGAGGGCGGGGTCGAACCTGGGCCACGGAGCATAGGCGAGGGTCAAGGAGTGTTGCGTGCTGCGGGTTGAGTGGAGCTTGGCCCAGAGTTCTTCGGCCAGGTGTGGCGCGAAGGGTTGGAGGAGGATCAGGAACTCGCTCAGGACGGAGACCGGCTTTGTTTCCCAGGTCATTGCTTCATTGACAAAGACCATGAGGGCGGAGATGGCAGTGTTAAAGCGGAGGCCGTCCAGGTCCTCGGTCACCTTTTTGATGCAGGCGTGGAGCGCCTTAAGCTGGGCTGCGGCGGGCTGGCTGTCGGTGATGCTGGAGGCGAGGCGGATGTTCTCCAGCAGCTCCAGCCCCCGCTGCGGCTCGGCGGTCAGGCCCTGCTCGAAGTCGGTCTCGCTCTGCTCGTCCACGAACAAGCGCCAGGCGCGGCCGAGGAAACGATAGACGCCTTCCACACCCTTGGTGCTCCAGGGCTTGACCATTTCCAGGGGCCCCATGAACATCTCATAGAGCCGGAAGGCGTCGGCGCCGTACTCGACGAGGATGTCATCGGGGTTGATGACGTTGCCGCGTGACTTGGACATTTTCTGGCCGTCCTCGCCGAGGATCAGGCCCTGGTTCACCAGCTTGTAGAAGGGCTCAGGCGTGGACACATGGCCGAGGTCGTAGAGCACCTTATGCCAGAAGCGGGCGTAGAGTAAGTGCAGCACGGCATGTTCGGTGCCTCCGACGTAGAGGTCCACGCCCTGCGGCGTGTAGGTGCCGACGTCAGTCGGCGCACTCTGCTGGGCAGAACTGGTCAGCGCGGACTCAGGTACGCGGCTACCCATCCAGTAACGCTCCGCGTCGGAGGCGCACATAGCCCTATCGTTTCGAGCGTCCAGGTAGCGGAGGTAATACCAGCAACTGCCGGCCCATTGCGGCATGGTATTGGTCTCCCGCGTTGAGCCATCGGGGAGGTTGACCCAGTCCTTCGCGCGAGCCAGGGGTGGCTGGCCGTCGGGTGTGGGTTTGTAGTCGTCGAGGGCGGGCGGCAACAAGGGCAAGGCGGATTCGGGCAGGGCTTCGTGATAGGGCTGCCCGTTTGACCCGATCTTCCAGATGATGGGAAAGGGCTCGCCCCAGTAGCGCTGGCGGCTGAAGAGCCAGTCGCGGAGCTTGTAGTTGATGGTCTGCTTGCCGAGCTGTTTCGATTCCAGCCAGGCGGTGATCTTGCGCTTGGCCTCGGGGGTCGGCAGACCGCTGATGGCGATATCGGGGCCGGCCGAGTTTACCGAGATGCCGTCCTCGACGTAGCCGCGCCAGTCTGTGCCCGGCGGCGGTTCGACGACCTGGACGATGGGCAGGTTGAACCTGGTGGCGAACTCGAAATCGCGCGTGTCGTGCCCCGGCACGGCCATGATGGCGCCGGTGCCGTAGCTGATGAGAACGTAGTCGGCGATCCAGATGGGTATCTTCTCCCCGTTTACGGGGTTAATGGCATAGGCGCCGGTGGGGACGCCGGTCTTCTCCTTGGCCAGTTCCGTGCGTTCGAGGTCGCTCTTCTTGGCAACCTCAGCCTTGTATGCCTCCACCGCCTGCCGCTGTGCCGGGGTGGTGATGGCGTCCACCAGCCGGTGTTCGGGCGCCAACACCATGTAAGTCGCGCCGAACAGCGTGTCCGGGCGGGTTGTGAACACGCGGATGACCTCCGTGGAGCCAGCGACGAGGAAGTCCACCTCCGCGCCTTCGGAACGCCCGATCCAGTTGCGCTGCATTTCCTTGAGCGAATCGCTCCAGTCAATGGTGTTCAGGTCCTCCAAAAGGCGCTCGGCGTAGGCGGTGATGCGCAGCATCCACTGGCGCATCGG
Coding sequences within it:
- a CDS encoding S41 family peptidase, with the protein product MARAGLLCWLVSTGCSPPERVDRQHRDGVADAFVPLTRRIEFSFPGNAWLTRREAEEDLDELEWLLEHRYAYLTLRSVDYRAALDSIRAALPDRIARGTFALQLHKLLALFGDGHTLVSDPALETMRGRFLPFLVAESQGRLVAFSGDRKSFLDEQHPFLRKLDGRLLEEWLQVARPTVARGSPQFSRRACLGRLRDIEYLRKELLLPPSDCVQVELESADGASRHTLNLPLSNQRHTSRTGRPGGSDALPLARILPGEIGYLQIYPWLSDSPQFLEGLVSAMGTLRDTRGLVIDLRGNGGGSRAPLRTLFPFFLAPNAPPQVLNVAAYRVGHAYNVLEGRWLYPADWDGWSQAERAAIQTFARGFVPAWPLPCGQFSEWHYFVLSPSTRPECYHYRQPVIILMDSANFSATDIFLGAFKGRHNVTLMGTPSGGGSGRFQSFRLRHSSIQVHLSSMVSFQPGGALYDGNGIQPDVLLEPTSEDLIGKTDSVLDAARRKLRTGRDHE
- a CDS encoding glycoside hydrolase family 18 protein; protein product: MQFGAAFLRHAAVGFTLAASLCFLLPPAWAGVWTTGYYPAYRQAAMPASQVDFSALTHVIHFSIAPNSDGSIDTSINSMTPARSIDVVTKAHAAGRPVLISVAGSGSGGFIGATASPNRATFIANLLDFMDAYSYDGIDIDWEPLNTSEANQYTNFVKELRLALNAFEPRRLLTVATAQQPRWFAALQSEFDQINLMTYSLSGTWPGWVTWFNAPIYDGGYRFPSTGGLVPSADGMVDDFLEAGVAASKLGIGIAFYGKRWAGGSGTSTGGAALPRQSWTEAPTTSSLSYATIMSTYYDAMIYHWDSDAQAAYLSIDNPGSADDEFISYDDEHTCQAKVSYARNRALGGVMIWELGQGYRSTQPAGQREPLLQAIKQTVLATPDITAVWHNGQDIVLRFSSMPLAQYRVLWTTNLAGGEWNTLTNNLSGEGGTMQVTDTGAAASSSPRYYRVRTPP
- a CDS encoding redoxin family protein, with product MKRIRSLLLNRVTLHAVTAAVVACCCLAEAAETTTPARSLHFPPDRSLGMLYMLDETIQRKIKDYHHWIDGTDMKWEYLGEASGEVAVPAGKRVRLALGQTTGSNVAALSQLHPDALYDLRLDEDAAEACLPHVTSLTGLRVLRFPRSHTADGKMPFFSPRALKQLAALKSLELLEAPDQLTDAGLAALVEALPQLKRLHLARNQLTDAGLLALPRLAALEELSIGGGRISNSGLAVLAKQPRLHYLSLWGDFLNDGALLQVRKIASLKTFVPTESITDAGLAHLTGHAGLEVLDLCNTKVTDRGVEYLKSLPSLRAVNLRKRDFDRKNPPITDAATVHLKAIPSLEQVSLCADGLTDEGVINLSQLPRLKRLELPMPQWNDPKSYLSPYTEKSIKELARVRSLEELGLAGPGVTDAAMTHLAQLVNLRSLNLFGCPVSDEGLAKLTALKALEDLTMMGDSDVTIGGLNKLNSLDRLTNLRVHSLGQAGAPLQIGGLSQLEYLMIFTEKGSTFRDADLACLAGLKRLKWLQMGAGQGITDAGMAHLAGLTALDRLVFGGSGLTDRSLAVLANMPRLDLVTINGSFTDDGLRHLEGLKGLRHLTIRSAGNFSSAARQRLRSNLPNIYAFALDQDRAVGSTATASAHPKPGTLAPDFTVTTLDGANFTLSKQRGKVVLLHFWATWCTPCVKGLPAMKTFHDHIKRKYGDRVVLLDLAMDDSEPKLRNVVATHKLTTPQARIGQGSKLAASYGVTGAPDDLMIGPDGRILLNQESPEGPGDTERVIDQALGLAAKELKPATQAARPMAVRRPVVGRK
- a CDS encoding pitrilysin family protein, translated to MPHNPPSSDAIPAIPPGVTLTTLDNGLTIIVREDHSAAVVSAQAWCMAGSIHEGKWLGAGLSHVLEHMLFKGTTKRPGSRIDQEVQEAGGYMNAYTSFDRTVFHIDVPNTGAKVALDVLCDIMQNATLPPDELAREQQVILREMDMNTDDPGRRAGRRLFETAYTRSPYRLTVIGYPDIFNELKPDDIRGYYHENYAPNNVFYVVAGDVKPDEVVAQIRAAYSQTKARALPPKVLPEEPRQTAPREVIEEAPIELGHFHVAWHIPELRHPDVPALDVLAALLGHGRSSRLYQSVREQKGLVHSVDAWTYSPGQPGLFGLSAMVDPDKFAPARNALLDEVEKMKAVSVPANELNKAVKQFISGTLAARKTMQGQAQDLGGSWLAASDLNFSERYLAAVKRVTPDDLQRVACDYLTPENRTLYSLLPEGTAPRPVAASETFREHPVQKIELANGLRLLVKEDHRLPFVEFRAVFKGGVLAETADNNGLTQLTGKLLLKGTARRSAEDIAREIESVGGSIDSYGGNNSFGVNAEVLSGDFSTGLDLLADALLNPAFPAPALEREREVQLAAIRDQKDHLLHSASLAMRRALFGPTGYGLDALGSESSVQNIQVADLRSFHAQFARPNNCVLAIYGDIQTAQVKAAVEKSFASWQASSLAAEQARPSPLAPLTSPRRVSETRDKKQAVLVIGYQGTTVRDADRYALDLLHEACSDLGSRLFLRIREKLGLAYYVGAQNVVGLAPGYFAFYAGTAPEKAALVEAELLKEADLLRAEGLTAEELKRAKAKIIGQRKIARQDLGSFATTTALDELYGLGYAYTDTEDALYEAVTLDQLKVIAQKYLLPNALVISLVQPDSQSGSTSSS
- a CDS encoding sigma-70 family RNA polymerase sigma factor, with protein sequence MPTRFMGAHLTSSRAVPLQPYTGGPEADAFAAIVRLYGGMVYGTGLRITGDAHHAADVAQETFFQLLQNAGRITGSLSGWLHQVATRRAIDLVRRDSSRRRREEAYAAQAAVETDSWADISPLVDEALGELEAPSRDLIIRHFLKGERMVEIAAADGVSQPTISRRVEHALAALRERLRLKGVLVAATVLGGLLDSSAGSALPTSVMAELGKMSALSAGVAGAAGKTALGALKIKVAAAALIALTGASGYVVYRTVNPPSPSASNSATPATPSTGIAAVPKASAGKRMAVVAQRKGVAPIVNTNRSPASANRQGVRP